A window from Hymenobacter volaticus encodes these proteins:
- a CDS encoding ABA4-like family protein — MAITPDFLFALANPIAMIGWVLLIVAPRWSLTRRLVLSGALPLLLAVAYVLLIGSHYLGASASEGGFSSLQEVAALFRDPWALLAGWVHYLCFDMSIGIWETHDAHKRGIPHLLLVPALVFTFLFGPLGLLLYAIIRRWYPAPALAS; from the coding sequence ATGGCCATCACCCCTGATTTTCTATTTGCTCTAGCCAACCCAATTGCCATGATTGGCTGGGTGCTGTTGATTGTAGCCCCGCGCTGGTCGCTGACGCGTCGCTTGGTGCTCAGCGGCGCGTTGCCGCTGTTGCTGGCCGTAGCGTACGTCTTGCTGATTGGCAGTCATTACTTGGGAGCCAGCGCCAGTGAGGGCGGCTTCAGTTCCTTGCAGGAGGTAGCGGCCCTTTTCCGTGACCCGTGGGCATTGCTGGCCGGCTGGGTGCACTACCTCTGCTTCGATATGAGTATTGGCATCTGGGAAACCCACGATGCCCACAAACGTGGGATACCGCACCTACTACTGGTGCCGGCTCTTGTGTTCACGTTCCTTTTCGGGCCGCTGGGCCTACTGCTCTACGCCATTATCCGACGCTGGTATCCTGCTCCGGCCTTGGCCAGCTAG